A stretch of the Gimesia sp. genome encodes the following:
- the crcB gene encoding fluoride efflux transporter CrcB codes for MSQLLAVGLGGFFGAIARYSITEFMSRKYPGFPAGTFVVNATGCLLIGILMAIVSHKQIHSSVWVHKHVSLFLITGMLGSLTTFSTFGHETVSLLRNAEMHHALINIAGNLLVGLFAVWLGWSLVMLWIQK; via the coding sequence GTGTCACAACTGCTGGCCGTTGGACTGGGTGGATTTTTCGGAGCGATTGCGCGCTACAGTATCACGGAATTCATGTCACGAAAGTACCCCGGATTTCCCGCGGGTACCTTCGTGGTGAATGCGACAGGCTGCCTGTTGATCGGCATTCTGATGGCGATTGTCTCGCATAAGCAGATCCACTCTTCAGTGTGGGTGCATAAACATGTGAGCCTGTTTCTGATCACGGGCATGTTGGGCTCACTGACCACCTTTTCCACGTTCGGCCATGAAACCGTCAGTCTGCTGCGGAATGCAGAGATGCATCATGCGTTGATCAACATCGCCGGGAACCTGCTGGTCGGCCTGTTCGCTGTCTGGCTGGGCTGGTCGCTCGTCATGCTCTGGATTCAGAAATAA
- a CDS encoding PQQ-binding-like beta-propeller repeat protein: MNKSAFQLVMPLIAIGLCCGADWPQFRGPLTNNVATSDTPPTLVDQESIAWTADLEGRGASGPIIVGDKVFLTSTTGFKQDQLHVLCFDAKTGKQLWDRQFWATGRTQCHNKMCVATPTPASDGKRVFATFSSNDVVCLDMDGNLLWIRGLSHDFPNASNSLGMASSPIVVGETLIVPVENDDDSFTTGLDVKTGISRWKIKRPRVANWTSPAILKASDSAETLVLLQSSEGVDAIYPETGDTAWSYEQGAGRIPSTTVGDNTLYIPSNGLTALVPGSSSEPPKVLWQEQKLSPATASPLVYEKKVFTVNRAGVLTSANPEDGEVIWRLRLKGPFSATPIAAGKHLYLVNEKGLLQVVQVGADEGKETGEIDLKETILATPAIADNALFLRSDKHLWKISSK; the protein is encoded by the coding sequence ATGAATAAGAGTGCCTTTCAACTTGTGATGCCTCTGATTGCCATCGGTCTGTGTTGTGGAGCCGACTGGCCGCAGTTCCGGGGTCCGCTGACCAACAATGTGGCGACGTCGGATACACCGCCGACCCTGGTCGACCAGGAGAGTATTGCCTGGACCGCTGATCTGGAAGGTCGGGGGGCTTCGGGACCGATCATCGTGGGAGACAAGGTCTTTCTGACCAGCACCACCGGTTTCAAACAGGACCAGTTGCACGTACTCTGTTTCGATGCGAAGACCGGCAAGCAGCTGTGGGACCGTCAGTTCTGGGCAACGGGACGGACACAGTGTCATAACAAAATGTGCGTGGCAACGCCGACTCCCGCCAGTGATGGCAAGCGGGTTTTCGCCACATTCTCGAGTAATGATGTCGTCTGTCTGGATATGGACGGAAACCTGCTCTGGATCCGCGGACTGTCACACGATTTCCCCAATGCGAGTAACAGCCTGGGAATGGCCTCTTCACCCATCGTGGTGGGTGAGACCCTGATCGTACCCGTCGAGAATGACGACGATTCTTTCACCACCGGCCTGGATGTGAAAACCGGCATCTCCCGCTGGAAAATCAAACGTCCCCGGGTTGCCAACTGGACGTCGCCCGCGATTCTGAAAGCCTCTGACAGCGCCGAAACCCTGGTGCTGTTGCAGTCGAGTGAAGGCGTGGATGCGATTTATCCCGAAACGGGAGATACCGCGTGGAGCTACGAGCAGGGAGCCGGCCGTATTCCTTCGACCACGGTCGGAGACAATACGCTGTATATTCCTTCCAACGGTCTCACCGCACTCGTACCCGGGTCCAGCAGCGAGCCTCCCAAGGTTCTCTGGCAGGAACAGAAGCTCTCTCCCGCGACGGCCAGTCCCCTGGTGTATGAGAAGAAGGTCTTCACCGTGAACCGGGCAGGCGTATTGACCTCTGCGAATCCGGAAGATGGCGAAGTGATCTGGCGTCTGCGGTTAAAAGGTCCTTTCAGTGCGACTCCGATCGCCGCCGGCAAGCATCTGTATCTGGTCAACGAAAAAGGACTGTTACAGGTGGTGCAGGTGGGAGCAGACGAAGGCAAAGAGACGGGCGAAATCGATCTGAAGGAGACGATTCTTGCCACGCCCGCGATTGCGGATAACGCTCTGTTCCTGCGCAGCGACAAGCACCTGTGGAAGATCTCTTCCAAGTAG